From a single Chitinophaga sp. Cy-1792 genomic region:
- a CDS encoding mechanosensitive ion channel family protein produces MNKFLDTIILDNPVKDYLILILVLLFVSFIKRVLSKIVAALLFRLVKHWSPQIEQKSFVELLLKPLEFFFLLVTFMFVIDRFKFPEILNVHIYGKSTLKDVTDNILQLVFTASIIRILLRLVDFISLVLEKKADLTADKTDNQFVIFFRDFFKAIILIMGVIACIRIFSPDLVGKIITGLGIGAAALALAAKESIENLIGSFMIFFDKPFRVGDTVKVDAYTGTVEKIGLRSTRIRTQEKTFVTVPNKKMVDSILDNLTLRTQQRVNMKLELTADTPADAILGIVQDIRAILKGNQSVLPGFTVNLHDFTKDTVIVQVIFNTLIIDGQQYAALRETVNLAIIQMLEHRGIKLPGSSTTVVLKQA; encoded by the coding sequence ATGAATAAATTTCTGGATACCATTATCCTGGATAATCCGGTAAAAGACTACCTGATTCTGATATTGGTTTTATTGTTTGTGTCCTTTATCAAACGTGTGCTCTCCAAGATAGTAGCCGCATTGTTATTCAGGCTGGTAAAGCACTGGTCGCCGCAGATAGAACAAAAAAGCTTTGTGGAGCTGTTGCTGAAGCCACTGGAGTTCTTCTTCCTGCTGGTAACTTTCATGTTTGTTATCGACCGGTTTAAATTCCCGGAAATATTGAACGTGCACATATATGGTAAATCCACCCTGAAGGATGTTACCGATAATATATTACAGCTGGTTTTCACGGCCAGTATTATCAGAATCCTGCTTCGACTGGTGGATTTTATTTCGCTGGTATTGGAGAAGAAGGCAGATTTAACAGCAGATAAAACTGATAATCAATTTGTTATATTTTTCAGAGATTTCTTTAAGGCGATTATCCTGATTATGGGGGTGATTGCCTGTATCAGGATATTCAGTCCGGACCTGGTAGGAAAGATCATTACGGGTCTTGGTATCGGTGCTGCAGCCCTTGCACTGGCAGCCAAGGAAAGCATAGAAAACCTGATTGGTTCCTTTATGATTTTCTTCGATAAGCCGTTCCGGGTAGGCGACACCGTGAAAGTAGACGCTTACACCGGTACGGTGGAAAAGATCGGGCTGAGGAGCACGCGTATCCGCACACAGGAAAAGACTTTCGTAACGGTACCCAATAAAAAGATGGTGGATTCCATACTGGATAACCTGACCCTTCGTACGCAGCAGCGTGTAAATATGAAGCTGGAGCTGACCGCCGACACGCCGGCAGATGCCATCCTTGGCATTGTACAGGATATCAGGGCCATTTTAAAGGGCAATCAGAGCGTGCTGCCGGGTTTCACCGTTAATCTGCATGACTTTACCAAGGACACGGTAATCGTGCAGGTCATCTTCAATACACTTATTATAGATGGCCAGCAGTATGCGGCATTGCGGGAAACGGTTAACCTGGCGATTATTCAAATGCTGGAACATCGGGGCATTAAACTGCCGGGAAGCAGTACCACGGTTGTTTTGAAACAGGCATAA
- a CDS encoding co-chaperone YbbN, which yields MRLKMLLLGGGLLFSSLTWAQSSSNDKVLKGKIDMKTLMNGSDYTWFYKGVNDYQPNDNMLNYIKANRSSFNLVAVVGTWDQTSRDVVPQLYKVMILGGSPDDQVLMFGADQKMNTDAPVDYKVKKVPTIIVFRDGKEEGRIVGAPKESVEADLSRILLKSSKSDKGDGKSE from the coding sequence ATGCGATTAAAAATGTTACTATTAGGTGGTGGCCTCCTGTTCTCCTCACTGACATGGGCACAGTCCAGCAGCAACGATAAAGTGCTGAAGGGCAAAATTGACATGAAAACGCTCATGAATGGTAGCGATTATACCTGGTTCTATAAAGGAGTGAACGATTATCAACCTAATGATAATATGCTCAATTATATCAAGGCAAACCGCTCCAGCTTCAACCTTGTAGCGGTAGTGGGTACCTGGGACCAGACCAGCAGAGACGTTGTTCCGCAGCTGTATAAAGTAATGATCCTCGGCGGAAGCCCTGACGACCAGGTGCTGATGTTTGGCGCAGATCAGAAAATGAATACAGATGCTCCTGTTGATTACAAAGTGAAGAAAGTACCTACCATCATCGTTTTCAGAGATGGTAAAGAGGAAGGCCGCATCGTTGGTGCTCCGAAAGAATCTGTAGAAGCCGACCTGTCCCGCATCCTGCTTAAAAGCAGCAAATCCGACAAGGGCGACGGCAAAAGCGAATAA
- a CDS encoding MerR family transcriptional regulator — translation MHQLDLFSIATTSSLPTAETVSRKLKANVKTKVKAAAPSAPPQIGKKRGRKSLKEFSEDPDLIMELDKLVLDKQYYSISEVATMFKVNTSLVRYWENEFDILQPKKNRKGDRLFRQEDIHSLKLIYHLLRERKYTIEGAKQKLKEDRKLAARNFEMVQALLKVRGFLTELKDQL, via the coding sequence ATGCATCAGTTAGACCTCTTTTCAATAGCAACTACTTCTTCTCTGCCAACTGCGGAAACGGTAAGCCGGAAGTTAAAAGCGAATGTAAAAACGAAGGTTAAGGCGGCTGCCCCTTCTGCACCACCGCAAATTGGTAAAAAACGCGGACGAAAATCATTGAAAGAATTCTCCGAAGACCCGGATCTGATTATGGAACTGGATAAACTGGTACTGGATAAACAATATTATTCTATCAGTGAAGTGGCCACCATGTTTAAGGTAAATACTTCGCTGGTACGCTATTGGGAAAACGAGTTCGATATCCTCCAGCCCAAAAAGAACCGTAAGGGCGACCGGCTCTTCCGCCAGGAAGATATCCACTCCCTTAAACTTATTTATCATCTCTTACGCGAAAGGAAATATACCATCGAAGGCGCCAAGCAAAAATTGAAGGAAGATCGTAAGCTTGCAGCACGAAATTTCGAAATGGTACAAGCTTTGCTGAAGGTTAGAGGTTTTTTAACCGAACTGAAAGATCAATTATAA
- a CDS encoding amidohydrolase family protein, translating into MKQIKLKGKAIFDGHRFLGPDKVLILDENGVVTGISDDQQAGEDVIFHDGILIPGFVNTHCHLELSHMKNVIPEKTGLPTFLTTVMKQRNTNADQQETAMEQAAEAMWNAGISAIGDISNGPATIAHKKNSKIYFHTFVECMGVADAGAESRYQYSMDVLRQFETLNGAMHSSSIVPHAPYSVSKTLFDKIANTPDNTPFSIHNQETAAENELYATKTGGFLDFYNTFGMDASGFQPTGTGSLEAYLPYFHLHKIILVHNTFSTATDVQFARQQSANIWWCLCPQANLYIENKLPDINLLREMNCQISIGTDSLASNHQLSVWEEIKTIRRHFPEIPLEELLQWGTSNGAEALGIAGTYGSFQPGARPGVVLIHNDMISRLI; encoded by the coding sequence TTGAAACAGATCAAATTAAAAGGAAAAGCGATATTTGACGGGCACCGGTTTTTAGGTCCCGACAAAGTACTGATATTAGATGAAAATGGCGTAGTGACAGGCATTTCAGACGATCAACAGGCAGGAGAAGACGTCATTTTTCACGACGGAATCCTGATCCCGGGCTTTGTAAATACCCATTGTCACCTAGAACTTTCTCACATGAAAAATGTGATTCCGGAAAAAACCGGGCTGCCAACCTTCCTGACTACCGTCATGAAGCAGCGGAATACCAATGCCGACCAGCAGGAAACTGCCATGGAACAGGCTGCGGAAGCCATGTGGAATGCAGGAATCAGTGCCATAGGGGATATCAGCAATGGCCCGGCCACCATAGCGCATAAAAAAAACAGCAAAATTTACTTCCATACGTTTGTAGAATGCATGGGTGTTGCGGATGCCGGCGCCGAAAGTCGCTACCAGTACAGCATGGACGTACTTCGTCAGTTCGAAACCCTCAATGGCGCTATGCATAGCAGCTCCATCGTGCCGCATGCCCCCTATTCCGTCAGCAAAACGCTGTTCGATAAAATTGCCAATACCCCCGATAATACGCCTTTCAGTATCCACAACCAGGAAACTGCCGCAGAAAATGAGCTCTATGCCACCAAAACCGGCGGCTTCCTCGACTTTTACAACACCTTCGGCATGGACGCCAGCGGCTTCCAGCCAACAGGTACAGGCAGTCTGGAGGCCTATCTTCCATATTTCCATCTACATAAAATAATACTGGTACATAACACCTTCTCCACAGCTACTGATGTGCAATTTGCCCGGCAGCAGTCTGCCAATATATGGTGGTGCCTCTGCCCGCAGGCAAATCTTTATATAGAAAACAAATTGCCGGATATAAACCTGCTACGGGAGATGAACTGCCAGATCAGCATCGGTACCGATAGTCTGGCCTCTAACCATCAGTTGTCTGTCTGGGAAGAGATAAAAACCATCCGCCGGCATTTTCCGGAGATCCCGCTGGAAGAATTGCTTCAATGGGGCACCAGCAACGGGGCGGAAGCCCTTGGGATTGCCGGCACCTATGGCAGTTTCCAGCCAGGCGCACGGCCAGGCGTAGTATTGATTCACAACGATATGATAAGCAGACTCATCTGA
- the prfA gene encoding peptide chain release factor 1 has product MIDKLEAIKGRFDQVALALTNPEVVSDNKKFGQLSKEYRQLEKIVKAYDAYRNLLDNIAFNKEVLDSGDDEMRELAKAETEELQEQKVAQEELIRNLLIPKDPQDEKNAILEIRAGTGGDEASLFAGDLLRMYLRFCELKGYTTSIMSENPGSAGGYKEVVLEVSGDDVYGTLKFESGVHRVQRVPATEASGRVHTSAATVAVLPEAEEVDVEIRDADIKMDTFRSSGAGGQHVNKTESAVRLTHGPTGVVVECQEGRSQHSNREIAMKMLRTRIYEAAVRKHEDAIASQRKSLVSTGDRSAKIRTYNYPQGRVTDHRIGMTVYNLDAFMNGEIKDMIEALAFAENAEKLKQGN; this is encoded by the coding sequence ATGATAGACAAACTCGAAGCTATAAAAGGCCGATTTGATCAGGTAGCATTGGCCCTTACCAACCCTGAGGTGGTAAGTGATAACAAAAAATTTGGCCAGCTGAGCAAGGAATACCGTCAGCTGGAAAAGATTGTGAAGGCGTATGATGCTTACCGCAATCTGCTGGATAATATTGCCTTTAACAAGGAAGTATTGGATAGTGGAGATGATGAAATGCGTGAGCTGGCGAAGGCCGAAACAGAAGAGCTGCAGGAGCAGAAAGTAGCACAGGAAGAACTGATCCGTAACCTGCTGATCCCTAAAGATCCTCAGGATGAGAAAAACGCGATCCTGGAGATCCGCGCGGGTACTGGTGGTGATGAAGCCAGCCTGTTTGCCGGAGACCTGCTGCGTATGTACCTGCGTTTCTGCGAGCTGAAAGGCTATACAACCAGTATTATGAGTGAAAACCCTGGTTCTGCCGGTGGTTATAAAGAGGTGGTACTGGAAGTAAGTGGAGATGATGTATATGGTACCCTGAAGTTTGAATCGGGCGTACACCGTGTACAGCGTGTTCCTGCTACAGAAGCATCAGGCCGTGTGCACACTTCTGCTGCTACCGTAGCGGTTTTGCCGGAGGCTGAAGAAGTAGATGTGGAGATCCGCGACGCTGATATTAAAATGGATACTTTCCGTTCCAGTGGTGCGGGTGGTCAGCACGTAAATAAAACGGAGTCTGCAGTACGTCTGACGCACGGTCCTACCGGTGTGGTAGTAGAGTGTCAGGAAGGACGTAGTCAGCACTCTAACCGTGAAATCGCCATGAAGATGCTGCGTACGCGTATCTATGAAGCGGCGGTGCGTAAACATGAAGATGCAATTGCCAGCCAGCGTAAGAGTCTGGTATCTACCGGCGACCGTTCTGCGAAGATCAGGACTTATAACTATCCGCAGGGTCGTGTTACAGATCACCGTATTGGTATGACTGTTTACAACCTGGATGCCTTCATGAACGGTGAAATCAAAGATATGATCGAAGCCCTTGCATTTGCTGAAAATGCGGAGAAGCTGAAGCAGGGCAACTAA
- a CDS encoding M23 family metallopeptidase, translating into MKKVKYFYNTQTLKYEKLVVSLRVKVLRILGFVSAAIVTGAIFLSFAYRFFASPKEKLLQRDLDGMKEKYEALQGRMKEVKGKLTELEDRDNEIYRVIFEANPIPDSTRMGKITQDEEASQLQSFASSEIIASTTVLLKELTNRMKSQEKSFDEIDKLVKNKQEMLASIPAIQPVSNKDLKHIASGFGYRIDPIYKMMKYHSGLDFAAPSGTPIYATGNGVVEEASLSDVGYGNHVVVRHGYGYKTLYGHMLRMKVKAGMAVKRGDVLGWVGSTGKSTGPHCHYEVIKNGEKVDPVYFFFSDLTAEQFETMVKMARSGNQSFD; encoded by the coding sequence ATGAAGAAGGTAAAATATTTCTACAATACCCAAACATTAAAATATGAGAAGCTCGTAGTTTCACTACGGGTTAAAGTGCTACGTATTCTCGGATTTGTATCGGCGGCTATCGTTACCGGTGCGATTTTCCTGTCATTTGCGTACCGCTTTTTTGCATCCCCCAAAGAAAAGCTGTTACAGCGGGACCTGGACGGGATGAAAGAGAAATATGAGGCTTTACAGGGCCGCATGAAGGAAGTGAAAGGGAAGCTCACTGAGCTGGAAGACCGCGACAATGAGATCTATCGTGTCATTTTCGAGGCCAACCCTATCCCCGACAGCACCCGTATGGGCAAAATAACCCAGGATGAAGAGGCTTCCCAGCTGCAATCTTTTGCCAGCAGCGAAATCATCGCCTCCACCACCGTACTCCTGAAAGAACTCACCAATCGTATGAAAAGTCAGGAGAAATCCTTCGACGAAATCGATAAGCTGGTAAAAAACAAACAGGAAATGCTGGCATCTATCCCGGCTATTCAACCTGTATCCAATAAAGATCTTAAACACATCGCATCCGGTTTCGGATATAGGATCGACCCGATCTATAAAATGATGAAATACCACTCAGGCCTCGATTTCGCGGCACCGAGCGGCACGCCTATCTATGCTACCGGCAACGGTGTGGTGGAAGAAGCCAGTCTCAGCGACGTTGGTTACGGTAACCACGTGGTGGTACGACATGGATATGGTTACAAAACCCTCTATGGGCACATGCTCCGCATGAAAGTGAAGGCCGGTATGGCCGTAAAACGCGGCGATGTACTGGGATGGGTAGGTAGCACCGGTAAATCTACCGGACCTCACTGTCACTATGAGGTGATCAAAAATGGTGAAAAAGTAGACCCGGTCTACTTCTTCTTCAGCGATCTTACCGCCGAACAGTTCGAAACCATGGTTAAAATGGCCAGATCTGGCAACCAATCGTTCGACTAA
- the alaS gene encoding alanine--tRNA ligase — protein MTASEIRQQFLDFFASKGHVIVPSAPIVVKNDPTLMFTNAGMNQFKDYFLGNKVPAATRVVDTQKCLRVSGKHNDLEEVGIDTYHHTMFEMLGNWSFGDYFKKEAIAWSWELLTEVYKIPVDRLYVTVFEGDAKENLPKDQEAYDFWKEHIAEDRILLGNKKDNFWEMGDTGPCGPCSEIHVDCRPDNERKEIDGKTLVNNDHPQVIEIWNNVFMQFNRQKDKSLVPLPAKHVDTGMGLERLVRVLQQKTSNYDTDLFMGTIHTVEKLTGQTYKGTDAKNDVAFRVIADHIRAISFTIADGQLPSNTGAGYVIRRILRRAVRYYYSFLEVRKAMLHELVPVLAAQFSHVFPELEQQVDFVKRIIFEEENNFLRTLDSGIKRIEDFMKQATSKMIDGQTAFELYDTYGFPYDLTTLIAIENGFDVDKTGFDAALEQQKERSRAATALDTGDWVVLDETPDVVFIGYENLESHTKLLKYRTVNAKGKEQFQLVLSKTPFYAESGGQVGDTGILYFDEEIIHVTDTKKENNLIIHFADKLPANPKAAVKAVVAKEKRQNIARHHSATHLLHAALRQVLGTHVAQKGSLVNAEQLRFDFSHFAKVTDEEMAQIEQIVNDKIQANVPVVIKELPKEEAIQLGAMALFGEKYGDVVRVVIMDPQYSVELCGGTHVGSTGELGLFKFVSEGAVAAGVRRVEAVTGNQAINFVNTQLQQLKEVKAALKNPKEIVKAAETLVADKAALEKQVEALELEKVRQLGAELRSEAQQINGINFLGKVVSVNNAEGLKQLSMQLKTEIPDHVLVFAANIGGKASVALTIDEKLVTGKGWEAPKLIKEHIAPLIKGGGGGQKSFATAGGQETDKLDQVVAAIKKIIG, from the coding sequence ATGACAGCATCTGAAATACGACAGCAATTCCTGGACTTTTTTGCGTCAAAAGGGCACGTGATCGTGCCTTCTGCTCCAATAGTAGTGAAAAATGACCCGACCCTCATGTTCACTAACGCCGGTATGAACCAGTTTAAAGACTATTTCCTGGGAAATAAAGTACCCGCGGCCACCAGAGTAGTAGATACGCAGAAGTGCCTCCGTGTTAGCGGCAAGCACAACGACCTGGAAGAAGTAGGTATCGATACCTACCACCATACCATGTTTGAGATGCTCGGTAACTGGAGCTTCGGTGACTACTTTAAAAAAGAAGCCATCGCCTGGAGCTGGGAACTGTTAACCGAAGTTTACAAGATCCCCGTAGATCGTTTATATGTGACCGTTTTTGAAGGTGATGCGAAGGAAAACCTGCCAAAAGACCAGGAAGCATATGATTTCTGGAAAGAACATATCGCGGAAGACCGTATTCTCCTCGGAAATAAAAAAGATAATTTCTGGGAAATGGGCGATACCGGTCCTTGCGGCCCTTGCTCCGAAATCCACGTAGATTGCCGCCCGGACAACGAAAGAAAAGAAATCGACGGCAAAACACTTGTCAATAACGACCACCCACAGGTGATCGAAATCTGGAACAACGTATTCATGCAGTTCAACCGCCAGAAAGATAAATCCCTGGTGCCTTTGCCTGCAAAACACGTAGATACCGGTATGGGACTCGAACGCCTGGTTCGCGTACTCCAGCAAAAAACATCCAACTACGATACCGACCTTTTCATGGGTACCATCCATACCGTTGAAAAGCTCACCGGTCAGACATATAAAGGCACCGATGCCAAAAACGATGTGGCTTTCCGCGTAATTGCCGACCACATCCGTGCCATCTCCTTTACCATCGCTGATGGCCAGCTGCCTTCCAATACCGGCGCCGGCTATGTTATCCGCCGTATCCTCCGCAGGGCAGTACGTTACTATTACTCCTTCCTGGAAGTACGCAAAGCAATGCTCCATGAACTGGTACCTGTTCTGGCAGCTCAATTCTCCCATGTTTTCCCTGAACTGGAACAACAGGTGGATTTTGTGAAACGCATCATCTTCGAAGAAGAAAATAACTTCCTCCGTACCCTCGACAGCGGTATCAAACGTATCGAAGACTTCATGAAGCAAGCCACCAGTAAGATGATCGACGGCCAGACCGCCTTCGAACTCTACGATACCTACGGCTTCCCTTATGACCTCACTACCCTCATCGCAATCGAAAACGGGTTTGATGTAGATAAAACCGGCTTCGACGCCGCACTGGAACAACAGAAAGAACGCTCCCGCGCCGCAACCGCACTGGATACCGGCGACTGGGTAGTGCTCGACGAAACCCCGGATGTAGTGTTCATCGGCTACGAAAACCTGGAATCTCATACCAAACTGCTGAAATACCGTACCGTTAACGCTAAAGGTAAAGAGCAGTTCCAGCTGGTACTGAGCAAAACGCCTTTCTACGCTGAATCCGGCGGACAGGTAGGCGATACCGGTATCCTGTACTTCGATGAGGAGATCATCCACGTAACTGATACCAAAAAAGAAAATAACCTGATCATTCACTTTGCCGATAAGCTCCCTGCTAATCCAAAAGCTGCCGTGAAAGCGGTAGTGGCAAAGGAAAAACGTCAGAATATCGCACGTCATCACTCTGCGACACACCTCCTGCATGCTGCCCTGCGCCAGGTACTGGGTACACACGTTGCCCAGAAAGGCTCCCTGGTAAATGCAGAACAGCTCCGTTTCGACTTCTCCCACTTTGCTAAAGTGACCGACGAAGAAATGGCGCAGATCGAGCAGATCGTAAATGATAAGATCCAGGCCAATGTACCAGTGGTAATCAAGGAATTACCTAAGGAAGAAGCCATCCAGTTAGGTGCTATGGCACTCTTCGGTGAAAAATACGGAGACGTGGTGCGCGTAGTGATCATGGACCCTCAATACAGTGTTGAGCTTTGCGGTGGTACACACGTAGGTTCTACCGGTGAACTCGGCCTCTTCAAATTTGTATCTGAAGGTGCAGTTGCTGCCGGCGTACGCCGCGTGGAAGCCGTTACCGGCAACCAGGCCATTAACTTCGTCAATACACAGCTGCAACAGCTGAAAGAAGTGAAAGCCGCACTGAAAAATCCAAAAGAGATCGTAAAGGCTGCTGAAACGCTGGTAGCAGACAAAGCTGCACTGGAAAAACAGGTAGAAGCCCTGGAACTGGAAAAAGTTCGCCAGCTGGGAGCTGAACTGCGCTCAGAAGCACAACAGATCAACGGTATCAACTTCCTCGGCAAGGTAGTAAGCGTAAATAACGCTGAAGGCCTGAAACAGCTCTCCATGCAGCTGAAAACCGAAATCCCTGATCACGTACTGGTATTCGCTGCCAACATTGGTGGAAAAGCCAGCGTAGCCCTCACCATCGATGAGAAACTGGTTACCGGTAAAGGTTGGGAAGCACCTAAACTGATCAAAG